A single Plasmodium yoelii strain 17X genome assembly, chromosome: 10 DNA region contains:
- a CDS encoding ubiquitin fusion degradation protein 1, putative: MWSFNNLNNFLGNDFLNISEPFTEEYTCYPVSFIGKDDMENGNKIILPQTALNALARRHISWPMLFEVSNPYTEKRTHSGVLEFISDEGTCHMPYWMMQQLCLKEGDIVRVTSISLPKGTFVKLKPCSKDFMELSNHRTVLETALRNYATLTIGDNIVIHYLGKTYEIKIVDLKPAFACTIIETDVEVEFEEPFEKVQYVEEIIPVEESKFKGKGQRTDGKACKNVKTEKVRQKIIENPEPWKEKLVGGVRTKCAEYEDLLKKGRIPGIIGKFIERKF, from the exons ATG tgGAGTTTTAATAACTTAAACAATTTTTTGGGAaatgattttttaaatatatctgAGCCCTTTACCGAAGAATATACATGTTATCCGGTATCTTTTATTGGAAAAGATGATATGGAAAATGGCAACAAAA TTATATTGCCACAAACTGCTTTAAACGCGTTGGCTAGAAGACATATATCATGGCCCATGTTATTCGAAGTGTCCAATCCATATACg GAAAAGAGAACTCATAGTGGTGTTCTTGAATTCATTTCCGACGAAGGAACATGCCACATGCCATATTGG ATGATGCAACAATTATGCCTAAAAGAAGGAGATATAGTAAGGGTTACAAGTATAAGTCTACCTAAAGGTACTTTCGTCAAGTTAAAACCCTGCTCAAAGGATTTTATGGAATTATCTAATCATAGAACTGT tTTAGAAACAGCTCTAAGAAATTATGCAACACTAACTATTGGTGACAATATTGTGATACATTATTTGGGAAAGACTTACGAAATTAAAATTGTG GATTTAAAACCTGCTTTTGCTTGTACTATTATTGAGACTGATGTTGAAGTAGAGTTTGAGGAACCCTTTGAGA AGGTGCAATATGTAGAAGAAATTATACCCGTTGAGGAAAGT AAATTCAAAGGGAAAGGGCAAAGAACAGATGGAAAAGCTtgtaaaaatgttaaaacaGAAAAGGTGCGacaaaaaattattgaaaatcCTGAACCATGGAAAGAGAAACTTGTTGGTGGTGTTAGG aCCAAATGTGCTGAATATGAAGACCTACTAAAAAAAGGACGTATTCCTGGAATAATAGGAAAATTTATAGAAaggaaattttaa